A single region of the Drosophila takahashii strain IR98-3 E-12201 chromosome 2R, DtakHiC1v2, whole genome shotgun sequence genome encodes:
- the Dscam1 gene encoding cell adhesion molecule Dscam1 isoform X5 has product MKSYTFVRNFHQSFALLCQAQAYPVPLIRWYKFIEGTTRKQAVVLNDRVKQVSGTLIIKDAVVEDSGKYLCVVNNSVGGESVETVLTVTAPLSAKIDPPTQTVDFGRPAVFTCQYTGNPIKTVSWMKDGKAIGHSEPVLRIESVKKEDKGMYQCFVRNDQESAEASAELKLGGRFDPPVIRQAFQEETMEPGPSVFLKCVAGGNPTPEISWELDGKKIANNDRYQVGQYVTVNGDVVSYLNITSVHANDGGLYKCIAKSKVGVAEHSAKLNVYGLPYIRQMEKKAIVAGETLIVTCPVAGYPIDSIVWERDNRALPINRKQKVFPNGTLIIENVERNSDQATYTCVAKNQEGYSARGSLEVQVMVPPQVVPFDFGEETINMNDMVSATCTVNKGDTPLELYWTTAPTDPTTGVGRLMSNDGILITKTTQRISMLSIESVHARHRANYTCVARNAAGVIYHTAELRVNVPPRWILEPTDKAFAQGSDAKVECKADGFPKPQVTWKKAVGDTPGEYKDLKKSDNIRVEEGTLHVDNIQKTNEGYYLCEAINGIGSGLSAVIMISVQAPPEFTEKLRNQTARRGEPAVLQCEAKGEKPIGILWNMNNMRLDPKNDNRYTIREEILSTGVMSSLSIKRTERSDSALFTCVATNAFGSDDASINMIVQEVPEMPYALKVLDKSGRSVQLSWAQPYDGNSPLDRYIIEFKRSRASWSEIDRVIVPGHTTEAQVQKLSPATTYNIRIVAENAIGTSQSSEAVTIITAEEAPSGKPQNIKVEPVNQTTMRVTWKPPPRTEWNGEILGYYVGYKLSNTNSSYVFETINFITEEGKEHNLELQNLRVYTQYSVVIQAFNKIGAGPLSEEEKQFTAEGTPSQPPSDTACTTLTSQTIRVGWVSPPLESANGVIKTYKVVYAPSDEWYDETKRHYKKTASSDTVLHGLKKYTNYTMQVLATTAGGDGVRSVPIHCQTEPDVPEAPTDVKALVMGNAAILVSWRPPAQPNGIITQYTVYSKAEGAETETKTQKVPHYQMSFEATELEKNKPYEFWVTASTTIGEGQQSKSIVAMPSDQVPAKIASFDDTFTATFKEDAKMPCLAVGAPQPEITWKIKGVEFSANDRMRLLPDGSLLIKSVNRQDAGDYSCHAENSIAKDSITHKLIVLAPPQSPHVTLSATTTDALTVKLKPHEGDTAPLHGYTLHYKPEFGEWETSEVSVDSQKHNIESLLCGSRYQVYATGFNNIGAGEASDILNTRTKGQKPKLPEKPRFIEVSSNSVSLHFKAWKDGGCPMSHFVVESKKRDQIEWNQISNNVKPDNNYVVLDLEPATWYNLRITAHNSAGFTVAEYDFATLTVTGGTIAPLDDGTGHGNVHTRIRLPAWMPEWLDLNFMVPLIATVVVVAVGICVVCVALSRRRADDMRGGQKDVYYDVVYNQTMGPGATLDKRRPDLRDELGYIAPPNRKLPPVPGSNYNTCDRIKRGRGGLRSNHSTWDPRRPNLYEELKAPPVPMHGNHYGHAHGNAECHYRHPGMEDEICPYATFHLLGFREEMDPTKAMNFQTFPHQNGHAGPVPGHAGTMLPPGHPGHVHSRSGSQSMPRANRYQRKNSQGGQSSIYTPAPEYDDPANCAEEDQYRRYTRVNSQGGSLYSGPGPEYDDPANCAPEEDQYGSQYGGPYGQPYDHYGSRGSMGRRSIGSARNPGNGSPEPPPPPPRNHDMSNSSFNDSKESNEISEAECDRDHGPRGNYGAVKRSPQPKDQRTTEEMRKLIERNETGPKQLQLQQTNGAGFTAYDTMAV; this is encoded by the exons ATGAAAAGCTACACCTTTGTGCGTAATTTTCATCAGAGTTTCGCTTTGCTGTGTCAGGCGCAGGCCTATCCAGTGCCCCTGATAAG ATGGTACAAGTTCATCGAAGGCACAACCCGCAAGCAAGCTGTGGTTCTAAACGATCGTGTTAAGCAGGTCTCCGGCACTCTCATCATTAAGGACGCCGTGGTCGAGGACTCTGGAAAATATCTGTGCGTGGTTAACAATTCTGTGGGAGGAGAAAGCGTCGAGACCGTACTCACCGTCACTGCCCCGCTTTCCGCCAAGATCGATCCCCCCACCCAGACAGTTGACTTCGGACGCCCGGCGGTATTCACCTGCCAGTACACCGGAAATCCCATCAAGACCGTGAGCTGGATGAAGGACGGCAAGGCCATTGGTCACAGCGAACCTGTGCTGCGCATCGAATCCGTGAAGAAGGAGGATAAGGGCATGTACCAGTGCTTCGTGCGGAATGACCAGGAATCGGCGGAGGCCAGTGCTGAACTGAAGCTCGGAGGTCGCTTTGACCCACCCGTCATTCGACAGGCCTTCCAGGAAGAGACCATGGAACCTGGACCAAGTGTATTCCTTAAGTGCGTGGCCGGCGGTAATCCCACACCTGAAATCTCCTGGGAACTCGATGGAAAGAAGATTGCCAACAACGATCGCTATCAAGTGGGACAGTATGTAACGGTCAACGGCGATGTGGTTTCCTATCTCAACATAACCTCGGTCCATGCCAACGATGGTGGTCTCTACAAGTGCATAGCCAAGAgcaaagtgggcgtggcagagcaCTCGGCCAAGTTGAATGTCTACGGACTGCCCTACATCCGTCAAATGGAGAAGAAGGCCATCGTGGCTGGCGAGACGCTCATTGTCACCTGCCCCGTAGCTGGTTACCCCATCGATTCGATTGTCTGGGAGAGAG ataaccGCGCCCTGCCCATTAACCGCAAACAAAAGGTCTTCCCCAATGGCACACTGATCATAGAGAATGTGGAACGCAACTCAGACCAGGCGACCTACACTTGTGTGGCCAAGAATCAGGAGGGATACTCTGCCCGAGGATCTCTGGAAGTGCAAGTTATGG TTCCGCCGCAGGTGGTGCCCTTTGACTTTGGGGAGGAGACCATCAACATGAACGACATGGTCTCGGCCACGTGCACGGTGAACAAGGGCGACACTCCGCTGGAGTTGTACTGGACCACGGCGCCGACTGATCCGACGACGGGCGTGGGTCGGCTGATGTCCAACGACGGCATCCTGATCACCAAGACGACGCAGCGCATCAGCATGCTGAGCATAGAGTCGGTGCATGCACGCCATCGAGCGAATTACACGTGTGTGGCCAGGAATGCGGCTGGGGTTATTTACCACACGGCCGAGCTGCGTGTCAATG TACCACCCAGATGGATCCTCGAGCCCACCGATAAGGCCTTCGCCCAGGGTTCCGATGCCAAGGTTGAGTGCAAAGCTGATGGCTTCCCGAAACCCCAAGTCACATGGAAGAAAGCAGTTG GCGATACCCCCGGAGAGTACAAGGATCTGAAGAAGAGCGACAACATTCGCGTGGAGGAGGGCACTCTGCATGTGGACAACATCCAAAAGACCAATGAGGGTTACTACCTGTGCGAGGCTATCAATGGTATCGGCTCGGGACTCTCGGCAGTGATCATGATCAGCGTTCAGGCCCCTCCAGAGTTCACCGAGAAGCTGCGCAACCAGACCGCCCGACGAGGAGAACCCGCCGTTTTGCAGTGCGAGGCGAAGGGCGAGAAACCCATTGGCATTTTATGGAACATGAACAACATGCGACTGGACCCCAAGAACGACAACCGATACACCATTCGCGAGGAGATCCTTTCCACCGGAGTTATGTCCAGTTTGTCCATTAAGCGCACCGAAAGATCCGATTCCGCCCTCTTCACCTGTGTGGCCACCAATGCCTTTGGTTCCGACGATGCCAGCATAAATATGATTGTCCAAGAGGTTCCCGAGATGCCCTATGCCCTGAAGGTGCTCGACAAGTCCGGAAGATCCGTGCAGCTGAGCTGGGCGCAACCCTACGATGGCAACTCCCCGCTGGACAGGTACATCATTGAGTTCAAGCGTTCCCGTGCCTCCTGGAGCGAAATCGATCGCGTTATTGTGCCCGGACACACCACCGAAGCCCAGGTGCAGAAACTGAGCCCCGCCACCACCTACAACATTCGCATCGTCGCCGAGAACGCCATTGGTACATCGCAATCCTCCGAAGCTGTGACCATCATCACGGCCGAAGAAGCCCCGTCCGGCAAGCCGCAGAACATCAAGGTCGAGCCCGTGAACCAGACCACCATGCGCGTCACCTGGAAGCCACCGCCACGCACCGAGTGGAACGGAGAGATCCTGGGCTACTACGTCGGCTACAAGCTGTCCAACACCAACTCATCGTATGTCTTCGAGACCATCAACTTTATCACCGAGGAGGGCAAGGAGCACAACCTGGAGCTGCAGAACCTACGCGTCTACACCCAGTACTCGGTGGTGATTCAGGCATTCAACAAGATCGGAGCCGGTCCACTCAGCGAGGAGGAGAAGCAGTTCACGGCCGAGGGAACGCCCAGCCAACCGCCCAGCGACACCGCCTGCACCACCCTGACCTCGCAGACCATCCGTGTCGGTTGGGTAAGCCCACCTCTGGAATCCGCCAACGGAGTGATCAAGACCTACAAGGTTGTCTATGCCCCCAGCGACGAGTGGTATG atGAGACCAAGCGACACTACAAGAAGACTGCCTCCTCCGACACCGTTCTCCATGGCCTCAAGAAGTACACCAACTACACAATGCAGGTTTTGGCCACCACAGCCGGAGGAGATGGCGTTCGCAGCGTACCAATCCACTGCCAAACTGAACCCGATG TTCCCGAAGCTCCCACCGATGTAAAGGCCCTGGTTATGGGAAATGCCGCCATCCTGGTTTCGTGGCGTCCACCAGCACAGCCCAATGGAATCATTACCCAGTATACCGTTTACTCGAAGGCCGAGGGAGCCGAGACTGAGACGAAGACCCAGAAAGTGCCCCACTACCAGATGAGTTTCGAGGCCACTGAATTGGAGAAGAACAAGCCCTACGAATTCTGGGTCACGGCTAGCACTACCATTGGCGAGGGACAGCAGTCCAAGAGCATCGTGGCCATGCCCAGCGACCAGGTGCCCGCCAAGATCGCCTCCTTCGACGACACCTTCACCGCCACCTTCAAGGAGGACGCCAAGATGCCCTGCCTGGCCGTTGGAGCTCCCCAGCCAGAGATCACCTGGAAGATCAAGGGCGTCGAGTTCAGTGCCAACGATAGAATGCGCCTTCTGCCCGATGGATCGCTGCTGATTAAGTCGGTTAATCGCCAGGATGCCGGTGACTACTCCTGCCACGCTGAGAACTCTATTGCCAAGGACTCGATTACGCACAAACTGATTGTCCTGGCACCTCCTCAATCGCCCCATGTCACTTTGTCTGCCACCACCACCGATGCCCTGACCGTCAAGCTAAAGCCCCATGAAGGAGACACTGCCCCTCTGCATGGTTACACCCTGCACTACAAGCCAG AATTTGGAGAGTGGGAAACCTCCGAAGTATCCGTTGACTCACAGAAGCACAATATTGAGAGTCTGTTGTGCGGCTCCCGTTATCAGGTCTATGCTACAGGATTTAACAA CATTGGTGCTGGCGAGGCTTCGGACATATTGAACACCCGGACCAAGGGACAAAAGCCCAAGTTGCCAGAGAAGCCGCGCTTCATTGAAGTCTCCTCCAACTCCGTATCGCTGCACTTCAAGGCCTGGAAAGATGGTGGTTGCCCCATGTCCCACTTTGTGGTAGAGAGCAAGAAACG TGATCAAATCGAATGGAACCAGATCTCCAACAATGTGAAGCCTGACAACAACTACGTGGTTTTGGACCTGGAACCCGCCACCTGGTACAATCTCCGCATCACCGCCCACAACTCGGCTGGCTTCACTGTGGCCGAATATGACTTTGCCACTCTGACCGTTACCGGAG GCACCATTGCGCCCCTGGACGATGGAACGGGTCACGGAAACGTGCACACCCGCATCCGACTGCCCGCCTGGATGCCCGAGTGGCTCGACCTGAACTTCATGGTCCCCCTGATCGCCACCGTCGTCGTGGTGGCGGTGGGCATCTGCGTGGTTTGCGTGGCTTTATCCCGGAGACGAGCGGACGACATGCGCGGCGGCCAGAAGGATGTGTACT ACGATGTAGTTTACAATCAGACAATGGGACCCGGCGCCACCCTGGACAAGCGTCGTCCGGACCTGCGGGATGAGCTCGGCTACATTGCCCCGCCCAACCGGAAGCTGCCCCCCGTGCCCGGATCCAACTACAACACCTGCGACCGGATTAAGCGAG GCCGCGGTGGCCTCCGTTCGAACCACTCGACCTGGGATCCCCGGCGCCCCAATCTCTACGAGGAGCTGAAGGCGCCGCCAGTGCCGATGCACGGCAACCACTATGGCCACGCCCACGGCAATGCCGAGTGCCACTACAGGCATCCAG GCATGGAAGATGAAATCTGCCCCTATGCCACCTTCCACCTGCTCGGCTTCCGCGAGGAAATGGATCCCACCAAGGCCATGAACTTCCAGACCTTCCCGCACCAGAACGGACACGCCGGCCCAGTTCCCGGACACGCGGGCACCATGCTCCCGCCAGGACATCCAGGACACGTGCACTCCCGCTCCGGATCTCAGTCGATGCCAAGGGCCAATCGCTACCAGCGCAAGAACAGCCAGGGAGGACAGTCCTCGATCTACACTCCAGCTCCCGAATACGATGATCCCGCCAACTGTGCTGAGGAGGATCAATAT cgCCGTTACACCCGCGTCAACTCGCAAGGAGGCAGCCTGTACTCCGGACCCGGACCCGAATACGATGATCCCGCCAACTGCGCCCCCGAGGAGGATCAGTACGGCTCCCAGTACGGAGGACCCTATGGACAGCCCTACGATCACTACGGCTCACGAGGCTCCATGGGTCGTCGCAGTATCG GATCTGCTCGCAACCCTGGCAATGGATCGCCcgagccaccaccaccaccgccacgCAACCATGACATGAGCAACTCCTCATTCAACGACTCCAAGGAGAGTAACGAGATCTCAGAGGCAGAGTGCGATCGTGATCATGGACCACGCGGAAACTATGGCG CAGTGAAGCGATCCCCACAACCGAAAGATCAGCGCACCACCGAAGAAATGCGTAAACTGATTGAAAG AAACGAAACCGGCCCAAAACAACTCCAACTCCAACAAACAAATGGCGCAGGATTCACAGCCTACGATACTATGGCAGTGTAA
- the Dscam1 gene encoding cell adhesion molecule Dscam1 isoform X8, with protein sequence MRWYKFIEGTTRKQAVVLNDRVKQVSGTLIIKDAVVEDSGKYLCVVNNSVGGESVETVLTVTAPLSAKIDPPTQTVDFGRPAVFTCQYTGNPIKTVSWMKDGKAIGHSEPVLRIESVKKEDKGMYQCFVRNDQESAEASAELKLGGRFDPPVIRQAFQEETMEPGPSVFLKCVAGGNPTPEISWELDGKKIANNDRYQVGQYVTVNGDVVSYLNITSVHANDGGLYKCIAKSKVGVAEHSAKLNVYGLPYIRQMEKKAIVAGETLIVTCPVAGYPIDSIVWERDNRALPINRKQKVFPNGTLIIENVERNSDQATYTCVAKNQEGYSARGSLEVQVMVPPQVVPFDFGEETINMNDMVSATCTVNKGDTPLELYWTTAPTDPTTGVGRLMSNDGILITKTTQRISMLSIESVHARHRANYTCVARNAAGVIYHTAELRVNVPPRWILEPTDKAFAQGSDAKVECKADGFPKPQVTWKKAVGDTPGEYKDLKKSDNIRVEEGTLHVDNIQKTNEGYYLCEAINGIGSGLSAVIMISVQAPPEFTEKLRNQTARRGEPAVLQCEAKGEKPIGILWNMNNMRLDPKNDNRYTIREEILSTGVMSSLSIKRTERSDSALFTCVATNAFGSDDASINMIVQEVPEMPYALKVLDKSGRSVQLSWAQPYDGNSPLDRYIIEFKRSRASWSEIDRVIVPGHTTEAQVQKLSPATTYNIRIVAENAIGTSQSSEAVTIITAEEAPSGKPQNIKVEPVNQTTMRVTWKPPPRTEWNGEILGYYVGYKLSNTNSSYVFETINFITEEGKEHNLELQNLRVYTQYSVVIQAFNKIGAGPLSEEEKQFTAEGTPSQPPSDTACTTLTSQTIRVGWVSPPLESANGVIKTYKVVYAPSDEWYDETKRHYKKTASSDTVLHGLKKYTNYTMQVLATTAGGDGVRSVPIHCQTEPDVPEAPTDVKALVMGNAAILVSWRPPAQPNGIITQYTVYSKAEGAETETKTQKVPHYQMSFEATELEKNKPYEFWVTASTTIGEGQQSKSIVAMPSDQVPAKIASFDDTFTATFKEDAKMPCLAVGAPQPEITWKIKGVEFSANDRMRLLPDGSLLIKSVNRQDAGDYSCHAENSIAKDSITHKLIVLAPPQSPHVTLSATTTDALTVKLKPHEGDTAPLHGYTLHYKPEFGEWETSEVSVDSQKHNIESLLCGSRYQVYATGFNNIGAGEASDILNTRTKGQKPKLPEKPRFIEVSSNSVSLHFKAWKDGGCPMSHFVVESKKRDQIEWNQISNNVKPDNNYVVLDLEPATWYNLRITAHNSAGFTVAEYDFATLTVTGGTIAPLDDGTGHGNVHTRIRLPAWMPEWLDLNFMVPLIATVVVVAVGICVVCVALSRRRADDMRGGQKDVYYDVVYNQTMGPGATLDKRRPDLRDELGYIAPPNRKLPPVPGSNYNTCDRIKRGRGGLRSNHSTWDPRRPNLYEELKAPPVPMHGNHYGHAHGNAECHYRHPGMEDEICPYATFHLLGFREEMDPTKAMNFQTFPHQNGHAGPVPGHAGTMLPPGHPGHVHSRSGSQSMPRANRYQRKNSQGGQSSIYTPAPEYDDPANCAEEDQYRRYTRVNSQGGSLYSGPGPEYDDPANCAPEEDQYGSQYGGPYGQPYDHYGSRGSMGRRSIGSARNPGNGSPEPPPPPPRNHDMSNSSFNDSKESNEISEAECDRDHGPRGNYGAVKRSPQPKDQRTTEEMRKLIERNETGPKQLQLQQTNGAGFTAYDTMAV encoded by the exons ATGAG ATGGTACAAGTTCATCGAAGGCACAACCCGCAAGCAAGCTGTGGTTCTAAACGATCGTGTTAAGCAGGTCTCCGGCACTCTCATCATTAAGGACGCCGTGGTCGAGGACTCTGGAAAATATCTGTGCGTGGTTAACAATTCTGTGGGAGGAGAAAGCGTCGAGACCGTACTCACCGTCACTGCCCCGCTTTCCGCCAAGATCGATCCCCCCACCCAGACAGTTGACTTCGGACGCCCGGCGGTATTCACCTGCCAGTACACCGGAAATCCCATCAAGACCGTGAGCTGGATGAAGGACGGCAAGGCCATTGGTCACAGCGAACCTGTGCTGCGCATCGAATCCGTGAAGAAGGAGGATAAGGGCATGTACCAGTGCTTCGTGCGGAATGACCAGGAATCGGCGGAGGCCAGTGCTGAACTGAAGCTCGGAGGTCGCTTTGACCCACCCGTCATTCGACAGGCCTTCCAGGAAGAGACCATGGAACCTGGACCAAGTGTATTCCTTAAGTGCGTGGCCGGCGGTAATCCCACACCTGAAATCTCCTGGGAACTCGATGGAAAGAAGATTGCCAACAACGATCGCTATCAAGTGGGACAGTATGTAACGGTCAACGGCGATGTGGTTTCCTATCTCAACATAACCTCGGTCCATGCCAACGATGGTGGTCTCTACAAGTGCATAGCCAAGAgcaaagtgggcgtggcagagcaCTCGGCCAAGTTGAATGTCTACGGACTGCCCTACATCCGTCAAATGGAGAAGAAGGCCATCGTGGCTGGCGAGACGCTCATTGTCACCTGCCCCGTAGCTGGTTACCCCATCGATTCGATTGTCTGGGAGAGAG ataaccGCGCCCTGCCCATTAACCGCAAACAAAAGGTCTTCCCCAATGGCACACTGATCATAGAGAATGTGGAACGCAACTCAGACCAGGCGACCTACACTTGTGTGGCCAAGAATCAGGAGGGATACTCTGCCCGAGGATCTCTGGAAGTGCAAGTTATGG TTCCGCCGCAGGTGGTGCCCTTTGACTTTGGGGAGGAGACCATCAACATGAACGACATGGTCTCGGCCACGTGCACGGTGAACAAGGGCGACACTCCGCTGGAGTTGTACTGGACCACGGCGCCGACTGATCCGACGACGGGCGTGGGTCGGCTGATGTCCAACGACGGCATCCTGATCACCAAGACGACGCAGCGCATCAGCATGCTGAGCATAGAGTCGGTGCATGCACGCCATCGAGCGAATTACACGTGTGTGGCCAGGAATGCGGCTGGGGTTATTTACCACACGGCCGAGCTGCGTGTCAATG TACCACCCAGATGGATCCTCGAGCCCACCGATAAGGCCTTCGCCCAGGGTTCCGATGCCAAGGTTGAGTGCAAAGCTGATGGCTTCCCGAAACCCCAAGTCACATGGAAGAAAGCAGTTG GCGATACCCCCGGAGAGTACAAGGATCTGAAGAAGAGCGACAACATTCGCGTGGAGGAGGGCACTCTGCATGTGGACAACATCCAAAAGACCAATGAGGGTTACTACCTGTGCGAGGCTATCAATGGTATCGGCTCGGGACTCTCGGCAGTGATCATGATCAGCGTTCAGGCCCCTCCAGAGTTCACCGAGAAGCTGCGCAACCAGACCGCCCGACGAGGAGAACCCGCCGTTTTGCAGTGCGAGGCGAAGGGCGAGAAACCCATTGGCATTTTATGGAACATGAACAACATGCGACTGGACCCCAAGAACGACAACCGATACACCATTCGCGAGGAGATCCTTTCCACCGGAGTTATGTCCAGTTTGTCCATTAAGCGCACCGAAAGATCCGATTCCGCCCTCTTCACCTGTGTGGCCACCAATGCCTTTGGTTCCGACGATGCCAGCATAAATATGATTGTCCAAGAGGTTCCCGAGATGCCCTATGCCCTGAAGGTGCTCGACAAGTCCGGAAGATCCGTGCAGCTGAGCTGGGCGCAACCCTACGATGGCAACTCCCCGCTGGACAGGTACATCATTGAGTTCAAGCGTTCCCGTGCCTCCTGGAGCGAAATCGATCGCGTTATTGTGCCCGGACACACCACCGAAGCCCAGGTGCAGAAACTGAGCCCCGCCACCACCTACAACATTCGCATCGTCGCCGAGAACGCCATTGGTACATCGCAATCCTCCGAAGCTGTGACCATCATCACGGCCGAAGAAGCCCCGTCCGGCAAGCCGCAGAACATCAAGGTCGAGCCCGTGAACCAGACCACCATGCGCGTCACCTGGAAGCCACCGCCACGCACCGAGTGGAACGGAGAGATCCTGGGCTACTACGTCGGCTACAAGCTGTCCAACACCAACTCATCGTATGTCTTCGAGACCATCAACTTTATCACCGAGGAGGGCAAGGAGCACAACCTGGAGCTGCAGAACCTACGCGTCTACACCCAGTACTCGGTGGTGATTCAGGCATTCAACAAGATCGGAGCCGGTCCACTCAGCGAGGAGGAGAAGCAGTTCACGGCCGAGGGAACGCCCAGCCAACCGCCCAGCGACACCGCCTGCACCACCCTGACCTCGCAGACCATCCGTGTCGGTTGGGTAAGCCCACCTCTGGAATCCGCCAACGGAGTGATCAAGACCTACAAGGTTGTCTATGCCCCCAGCGACGAGTGGTATG atGAGACCAAGCGACACTACAAGAAGACTGCCTCCTCCGACACCGTTCTCCATGGCCTCAAGAAGTACACCAACTACACAATGCAGGTTTTGGCCACCACAGCCGGAGGAGATGGCGTTCGCAGCGTACCAATCCACTGCCAAACTGAACCCGATG TTCCCGAAGCTCCCACCGATGTAAAGGCCCTGGTTATGGGAAATGCCGCCATCCTGGTTTCGTGGCGTCCACCAGCACAGCCCAATGGAATCATTACCCAGTATACCGTTTACTCGAAGGCCGAGGGAGCCGAGACTGAGACGAAGACCCAGAAAGTGCCCCACTACCAGATGAGTTTCGAGGCCACTGAATTGGAGAAGAACAAGCCCTACGAATTCTGGGTCACGGCTAGCACTACCATTGGCGAGGGACAGCAGTCCAAGAGCATCGTGGCCATGCCCAGCGACCAGGTGCCCGCCAAGATCGCCTCCTTCGACGACACCTTCACCGCCACCTTCAAGGAGGACGCCAAGATGCCCTGCCTGGCCGTTGGAGCTCCCCAGCCAGAGATCACCTGGAAGATCAAGGGCGTCGAGTTCAGTGCCAACGATAGAATGCGCCTTCTGCCCGATGGATCGCTGCTGATTAAGTCGGTTAATCGCCAGGATGCCGGTGACTACTCCTGCCACGCTGAGAACTCTATTGCCAAGGACTCGATTACGCACAAACTGATTGTCCTGGCACCTCCTCAATCGCCCCATGTCACTTTGTCTGCCACCACCACCGATGCCCTGACCGTCAAGCTAAAGCCCCATGAAGGAGACACTGCCCCTCTGCATGGTTACACCCTGCACTACAAGCCAG AATTTGGAGAGTGGGAAACCTCCGAAGTATCCGTTGACTCACAGAAGCACAATATTGAGAGTCTGTTGTGCGGCTCCCGTTATCAGGTCTATGCTACAGGATTTAACAA CATTGGTGCTGGCGAGGCTTCGGACATATTGAACACCCGGACCAAGGGACAAAAGCCCAAGTTGCCAGAGAAGCCGCGCTTCATTGAAGTCTCCTCCAACTCCGTATCGCTGCACTTCAAGGCCTGGAAAGATGGTGGTTGCCCCATGTCCCACTTTGTGGTAGAGAGCAAGAAACG TGATCAAATCGAATGGAACCAGATCTCCAACAATGTGAAGCCTGACAACAACTACGTGGTTTTGGACCTGGAACCCGCCACCTGGTACAATCTCCGCATCACCGCCCACAACTCGGCTGGCTTCACTGTGGCCGAATATGACTTTGCCACTCTGACCGTTACCGGAG GCACCATTGCGCCCCTGGACGATGGAACGGGTCACGGAAACGTGCACACCCGCATCCGACTGCCCGCCTGGATGCCCGAGTGGCTCGACCTGAACTTCATGGTCCCCCTGATCGCCACCGTCGTCGTGGTGGCGGTGGGCATCTGCGTGGTTTGCGTGGCTTTATCCCGGAGACGAGCGGACGACATGCGCGGCGGCCAGAAGGATGTGTACT ACGATGTAGTTTACAATCAGACAATGGGACCCGGCGCCACCCTGGACAAGCGTCGTCCGGACCTGCGGGATGAGCTCGGCTACATTGCCCCGCCCAACCGGAAGCTGCCCCCCGTGCCCGGATCCAACTACAACACCTGCGACCGGATTAAGCGAG GCCGCGGTGGCCTCCGTTCGAACCACTCGACCTGGGATCCCCGGCGCCCCAATCTCTACGAGGAGCTGAAGGCGCCGCCAGTGCCGATGCACGGCAACCACTATGGCCACGCCCACGGCAATGCCGAGTGCCACTACAGGCATCCAG GCATGGAAGATGAAATCTGCCCCTATGCCACCTTCCACCTGCTCGGCTTCCGCGAGGAAATGGATCCCACCAAGGCCATGAACTTCCAGACCTTCCCGCACCAGAACGGACACGCCGGCCCAGTTCCCGGACACGCGGGCACCATGCTCCCGCCAGGACATCCAGGACACGTGCACTCCCGCTCCGGATCTCAGTCGATGCCAAGGGCCAATCGCTACCAGCGCAAGAACAGCCAGGGAGGACAGTCCTCGATCTACACTCCAGCTCCCGAATACGATGATCCCGCCAACTGTGCTGAGGAGGATCAATAT cgCCGTTACACCCGCGTCAACTCGCAAGGAGGCAGCCTGTACTCCGGACCCGGACCCGAATACGATGATCCCGCCAACTGCGCCCCCGAGGAGGATCAGTACGGCTCCCAGTACGGAGGACCCTATGGACAGCCCTACGATCACTACGGCTCACGAGGCTCCATGGGTCGTCGCAGTATCG GATCTGCTCGCAACCCTGGCAATGGATCGCCcgagccaccaccaccaccgccacgCAACCATGACATGAGCAACTCCTCATTCAACGACTCCAAGGAGAGTAACGAGATCTCAGAGGCAGAGTGCGATCGTGATCATGGACCACGCGGAAACTATGGCG CAGTGAAGCGATCCCCACAACCGAAAGATCAGCGCACCACCGAAGAAATGCGTAAACTGATTGAAAG AAACGAAACCGGCCCAAAACAACTCCAACTCCAACAAACAAATGGCGCAGGATTCACAGCCTACGATACTATGGCAGTGTAA